GGTGACTTTTTGACGGATAAGCGGCCGGATCTAGTGGTTAAAATGCATCATCCTGATATGATCCTGCGTGTAGAAGTTCGGCGCGAGGCCATTTATCTGTCAACCAAGACCATTCAGGGTGCAGGTGGCTTGCCAGTCGGGACGGCTGGGCGTGCAGCGTTGATGCTTAGCGGCGGCATTGATTCGCCGGTGGCAGGTTATTACGCGTTGAAGCGAGGCGTCGACATTGAAATGGTGCACTTTTTCAGCCCGCCTTATACCAGTCAGCAGGCGTTAAATAAGGCTAAGCAACTGACTGCTAAATTGACCCCGTATGTCGGGCGGATTTACTTTATTGAAGTACCGTTCACCGAAATCCAGGAAGACGTCAAGGCAAAAGTTCCGGAAGGCTATCTGATGACCATTCAACGGCGGATGATGTTGCGCCTCACCGAAGCAATTGCCAAACAGCGTGGCGATCTGGCCATTTTCAACGGTGGATCGGTCGGGCAGGTGGCGTCACAAACGTTGGAGTCCATGGCGGCAATTAACGATGTGACGACCATGCCGATTATTCGACCGGTCGCGACAATGGATAAGAATGAAATCATTGCCGAAGCGGAAAAAATCGACACGTATGACTTGTCAATCATGCCGTTTGAGGATTGTTGCACGATTTTTGCGCCGCCATCCCCGAAGACCAAACCCAAGACCGATCGCGCGCGCTATTATGAAAGCAAACTGGATGTTGACGGGCTGATGACGCGTGCATTAGCCGGAATCAAGATTCAGGAGATTAAGTCCTCCGACCAGTTTATGAATCAGGATCAGGACGTTATTGCTGAGTTGCTTTAAAGCTTAATGGCACCGGACGCAGATGGTAACGAATTTGTTACCTCTGCCGCCCGGTGTTATTTTGTTGTCTAAAAGAAAAAGTTCACAAAAAATCTCATCATTTTAGCCGCGACTTTGCGAAACCGCTTTCTTATGCTTATAGATGATAATCTCCTGCATCGTTGGCAACTGAGTCAACATTAAGCACAATCTGCTATTCGCCAATTTTTTGGCATGAAAAAG
Above is a window of Lacticaseibacillus casei DSM 20011 = JCM 1134 = ATCC 393 DNA encoding:
- the thiI gene encoding tRNA uracil 4-sulfurtransferase ThiI; this encodes MQYSEIMVRYGELSTKGKNRQAFIGRLNGNVTRALHEFPKLTIRPKRDRMHIELNGEPSDQVMARLSQVFGIQNFSPGIAVEKDMTKVHEVALQLMNETALKGISYKVNTRRSDHDFALDTNAMNLDLGDFLTDKRPDLVVKMHHPDMILRVEVRREAIYLSTKTIQGAGGLPVGTAGRAALMLSGGIDSPVAGYYALKRGVDIEMVHFFSPPYTSQQALNKAKQLTAKLTPYVGRIYFIEVPFTEIQEDVKAKVPEGYLMTIQRRMMLRLTEAIAKQRGDLAIFNGGSVGQVASQTLESMAAINDVTTMPIIRPVATMDKNEIIAEAEKIDTYDLSIMPFEDCCTIFAPPSPKTKPKTDRARYYESKLDVDGLMTRALAGIKIQEIKSSDQFMNQDQDVIAELL